Proteins co-encoded in one Scatophagus argus isolate fScaArg1 chromosome 11, fScaArg1.pri, whole genome shotgun sequence genomic window:
- the olig1 gene encoding oligodendrocyte transcription factor 1 → MNVLSNPVIRTQEQSLALCGPGSVQDLPHCPPGFSLSSRLNPSPMLGLQSGQRSTKPQRELSPEEQQELRRKINSRERKRMQDLNIAMDALREVMVPYASSPSSTSSSQSHQPGAPPGRRLSKISTLVLARNYILLLGSSLQEMRRLLGEVSVGMGVNTGPVPRLLLAGGWPLISGPSQLLLTQESLLTSAASSSSSSSSSSSSAAKCPLLSPSPMDTSLAAVQWSSPGASGGPLCPCGVCRLPRFGHSTPAPRFPK, encoded by the coding sequence ATGAATGTGCTGTCAAACCCAGTGATCAGGACCCAGGAGCAGTCTCTAGCTCTCTGTGGCCCAGGATCTGTCCAGGATTTACCCCACTGCCCTCCAGGGTTCAGCCTGAGCTCCCGCCTCAACCCTTCACCCATGCTTGGCCTCCAGAGTGGCCAGAGATCAACCAAACCTCAGAGGGAACTGAGCCccgaggagcagcaggagctcaGGAGGAAGATCAACAGCAGGGAGAGGAAGCGGATGCAGGATTTGAACATCGCCATGGATGCCCTGAGGGAAGTCATGGTGCCTTATGCCTCCTCGCCATCTtctacctcctcctctcagTCCCACCAACCCGGGGCTCCTCCAGGCCGACGGCTCTCCAAGATCTCCACCCTGGTTCTGGCCAGAAACTACATCCTCCTCCTGGGTTCATCTTTGCAAGAGATGCGGAGGCTACTGGGGGAGGTGAGTGTGGGAATGGGGGTGAACACAGGGCCAGTCCCCCGGCTGCTGCTGGCTGGAGGATGGCCTCTCATCTCTGGTCCCAGTCAGCTCCTCCTCACCCAGGAGTCCCTCCTTAcctcagcagcctcctcctcctcttcttcttctagttCATCATCCTCTGCTGCTAAATGTCCCCTGTTATCTCCAAGCCCCATGGATACCTCGCTGGCCGCTGTGCAGTGGAGCTCTCCAGGAGCCTCAGGAGGGCCTCTGTGCCCCTGTGGAGTCTGCAGACTGCCCAGATTTGGCCACTCCACTCCTGCTCCAAGATTCCCTAAGTGA